A portion of the Pedobacter cryoconitis genome contains these proteins:
- a CDS encoding bifunctional 4-hydroxy-2-oxoglutarate aldolase/2-dehydro-3-deoxy-phosphogluconate aldolase encodes MKTKESSLKAITEQGLLPLFFYEDAEVSLEIIRTLYKSGIRVLEYTNRGIAALANFRFLIEAVGIEMKDLHLGIGTIKNTDEAKAFIKAGAHFIVCPVVDAEVGKLAHDAGLLWIPGCFTPTEINIAHQLNAGIIKLFPANVLGPVYVSSVKEVFPGQLFIPTGGVEIEEENMTKWFKSGVCAVGMGSKLISKEILEAKDYNELAVRTKKTIEMVKATR; translated from the coding sequence ATGAAGACTAAAGAGAGTTCTTTAAAAGCTATAACGGAACAGGGTTTATTGCCTTTGTTTTTTTACGAAGATGCAGAAGTAAGTTTAGAAATCATAAGGACGCTGTATAAATCTGGAATCAGGGTATTGGAGTATACCAACAGGGGTATTGCTGCACTGGCCAACTTCCGTTTCCTGATTGAGGCAGTTGGAATCGAAATGAAAGATCTGCACCTGGGAATTGGAACCATTAAAAACACGGATGAAGCTAAAGCTTTTATCAAAGCGGGTGCGCATTTTATTGTTTGTCCGGTTGTAGATGCTGAAGTGGGTAAATTGGCGCATGATGCAGGTTTATTATGGATTCCGGGGTGTTTTACGCCAACTGAGATTAATATTGCACATCAATTGAATGCAGGGATTATTAAACTTTTTCCGGCAAATGTATTGGGGCCTGTTTATGTATCTTCTGTGAAAGAAGTATTTCCAGGACAGCTTTTTATTCCTACAGGCGGTGTAGAGATTGAAGAAGAAAACATGACTAAATGGTTTAAATCAGGGGTATGCGCAGTAGGAATGGGAAGTAAACTGATCAGTAAAGAGATCCTGGAAGCCAAAGATTACAATGAATTAGCTGTACGTACAAAAAAGACTATTGAAATGGTGAAAGCTACGCGATAA
- a CDS encoding SDR family oxidoreductase — MENTFSLKGKVIIVTGGTGILGGAFVDAVVEAGASVGILGRNAQVANERADAINQAGGQAIALVADVMDESQLLECRAQVLDKFGRIDGLVNAAGGNQPEGVLQPEEDIFKMNLDGMKKVMDLNLWGTVIPTQVFGESIAASGKGSIVNISSMNSKRVITKVLGYNLGKAGVDYYNQWFAVELANRYGGAIRMNAIAPGFFLTEQNRTLLTNPDGSYTDRGGLAIKQTPFKRFGHPDELKGALIWLLSDASQFVTGAMICVDGGFSVFGGV, encoded by the coding sequence ATGGAAAATACATTCTCTTTAAAAGGAAAAGTGATTATAGTAACCGGAGGTACCGGTATTTTAGGTGGTGCATTTGTAGATGCAGTAGTTGAAGCAGGCGCTTCGGTAGGTATCCTGGGCAGAAATGCACAGGTAGCTAATGAACGTGCAGATGCGATTAACCAGGCTGGTGGCCAGGCTATAGCTTTAGTAGCCGATGTAATGGACGAAAGTCAGTTACTGGAATGCAGAGCTCAGGTATTGGACAAATTCGGCCGGATTGATGGTTTAGTAAATGCTGCAGGTGGAAATCAGCCTGAAGGTGTTTTACAACCTGAAGAAGACATTTTTAAGATGAACCTGGATGGAATGAAAAAAGTAATGGACTTAAATTTATGGGGAACAGTTATTCCTACACAGGTTTTCGGAGAATCCATTGCTGCCAGTGGTAAAGGAAGTATTGTAAATATCTCTTCCATGAATTCTAAAAGAGTTATCACTAAAGTATTAGGCTATAATTTAGGGAAAGCTGGTGTTGATTATTACAACCAGTGGTTTGCAGTAGAATTGGCCAACCGTTATGGCGGAGCAATCCGGATGAATGCAATTGCACCGGGATTTTTTCTGACCGAGCAAAACCGCACCCTGTTAACTAATCCGGATGGTAGTTATACCGATCGCGGAGGATTAGCAATTAAGCAAACACCATTTAAACGTTTCGGACATCCGGATGAGCTAAAAGGGGCTTTGATTTGGTTGCTGAGTGATGCTTCTCAATTTGTAACCGGAGCGATGATTTGTGTAGACGGTGGTTTTTCTGTATTTGGCGGGGTTTAA
- the kduI gene encoding 5-dehydro-4-deoxy-D-glucuronate isomerase, whose protein sequence is MKDMKVLHAVHPDDFKTYDTEKIRSRFLLTDLKEENKANFAYTHYDRMIVGLVHPVAETVVLGNYSNLRADYFLERREIGIINVGGPGSIEADGKSFEVNKLDALYLGKGVKEVRFKSADTANPAVFYCLSTPAHQVYPVTLLVHADAVSTELGSLNTANERRIIKYIHRDGIQSSQLVMGLTILANGSVWNTMPAHTHDRRMEAYFYFDVAADQRVFHLMGQPQETRHVLMSNHDAIVSPPWSIHSGSGTQNYSFIWGMGGENLDYADMDPVAIQDIR, encoded by the coding sequence ATGAAGGATATGAAAGTGTTACATGCGGTGCATCCGGATGATTTTAAAACATACGATACAGAGAAAATAAGGTCAAGATTTTTACTAACTGATCTGAAAGAAGAGAACAAGGCTAATTTCGCCTACACACATTACGACAGAATGATTGTAGGCCTGGTACATCCGGTTGCTGAAACCGTTGTTTTAGGAAACTATTCAAATCTGCGTGCTGATTATTTTCTGGAAAGAAGAGAAATAGGGATTATCAATGTTGGCGGTCCAGGCTCAATCGAAGCAGACGGAAAATCATTTGAAGTCAATAAACTGGATGCTTTATACCTTGGAAAAGGAGTAAAGGAAGTAAGATTCAAAAGTGCGGATACTGCAAATCCAGCAGTATTTTATTGCTTGTCTACACCAGCACATCAGGTGTATCCTGTAACTTTATTAGTTCATGCAGATGCGGTTTCTACAGAATTAGGTAGCTTAAACACTGCAAATGAACGCAGGATTATTAAATATATTCACAGAGATGGAATTCAAAGCAGTCAATTGGTGATGGGTTTAACGATCCTGGCTAATGGAAGTGTTTGGAATACAATGCCGGCACATACACATGACAGAAGAATGGAAGCTTATTTCTATTTTGATGTAGCTGCAGATCAGCGCGTGTTCCATCTAATGGGCCAGCCGCAAGAAACCCGTCATGTATTAATGAGTAACCATGATGCTATTGTTTCCCCGCCATGGAGTATCCATTCGGGAAGTGGTACACAAAATTATAGTTTTATCTGGGGCATGGGAGGTGAAAACCTTGATTATGCTGATATGGACCCTGTTGCAATTCAAGACATACGTTAA
- a CDS encoding sugar kinase, which yields MGKVLNFGELLLRICPDAEGNWLKENNLPFFVGGAELNVATALALWKIPSAYLTALPDNSLTEQLVSYVKGLAIDTTAIQYTGERVGLYYLHQGKDLKNAGVIYDRSGSSFATLQTGTINWDVVLKDVSWFHFSAICPAVSLAAAEVCLEALKEAAARNITISVDLNYRAKLWKYGKEPIDVLPDLVQYCDVVMGNLWAAEKMLGIPVPEGLAEADQKELYLEQAAVSSSALIARFPACKVVANTFRFDEQEGVKYYSTLFSEDELLVSKQYSAKNIINKVGSGDCYMAGLIYGFYQDHPAEEILEFATAAGFSKLFVAGDATTIEADQIKEKVRNYED from the coding sequence ATGGGAAAGGTACTGAACTTCGGAGAGTTGTTATTGCGGATTTGTCCGGATGCAGAAGGAAACTGGTTGAAGGAAAATAACTTGCCTTTTTTTGTTGGTGGTGCAGAATTAAATGTAGCTACCGCATTGGCTTTATGGAAGATACCTTCAGCTTATCTGACCGCACTACCAGATAATTCCTTAACGGAGCAATTGGTCAGCTATGTGAAAGGATTAGCTATTGACACGACTGCAATTCAATATACTGGTGAGCGGGTAGGCTTATATTACCTGCATCAAGGTAAAGATCTTAAAAATGCAGGCGTGATTTATGACCGGAGTGGTTCGTCCTTTGCGACTTTGCAAACAGGAACAATCAACTGGGACGTCGTTTTGAAAGATGTTTCCTGGTTCCATTTTAGTGCGATTTGTCCCGCAGTAAGTTTAGCCGCGGCTGAAGTTTGCCTGGAAGCGTTAAAAGAAGCGGCGGCCAGGAATATCACGATTTCGGTCGATCTTAATTACAGGGCTAAACTCTGGAAATATGGCAAAGAGCCTATCGATGTTTTACCTGACCTGGTGCAGTACTGTGATGTGGTCATGGGTAATTTATGGGCTGCTGAAAAAATGCTGGGCATCCCTGTTCCTGAAGGCCTGGCTGAAGCGGATCAAAAAGAACTTTATTTAGAACAAGCAGCAGTCAGTTCCAGCGCACTGATCGCCAGATTTCCTGCGTGTAAGGTAGTTGCCAATACCTTCCGCTTTGATGAGCAAGAGGGGGTAAAGTATTACTCCACTTTATTTTCGGAGGATGAGTTATTGGTTTCAAAGCAATATTCAGCAAAAAATATTATCAATAAAGTAGGCAGTGGTGACTGTTATATGGCAGGCTTGATTTATGGTTTTTACCAGGATCATCCAGCAGAAGAAATATTAGAATTTGCAACGGCAGCTGGATTTTCCAAGCTCTTTGTGGCAGGAGATGCAACAACAATCGAAGCGGATCAGATTAAAGAAAAAGTAAGAAATTATGAAGACTAA